The following is a genomic window from Candidatus Bathyarchaeota archaeon.
GTCCAGTAGGAGTTTTTGAAATTCAGAACGAGAAGTCTGTTCCAGTAAATGTTGACGAGTGCTTAGCTTGTAGAGCCTGCGAAACTCAGTGTCCAGAAGGC
Proteins encoded in this region:
- a CDS encoding 4Fe-4S binding protein, encoding MVEVKVDHEKCTGCGTCVEVCPVGVFEIQNEKSVPVNVDECLACRACETQCPEGAIEVIE